One genomic region from Cumulibacter soli encodes:
- a CDS encoding DUF5403 family protein has translation MRLRPKRAFNRSVARNPKVKAAVRENTETIAANARVFAAPHGTLASRISTEYGDVDGYVVMSDNGKKKNEPAAAAIEFGGTFKNGRTQKGLRVLGRAVDTAGG, from the coding sequence GTGAGACTGCGGCCCAAGCGGGCTTTCAATCGTTCTGTCGCTCGGAACCCGAAGGTGAAGGCGGCGGTCCGGGAGAACACCGAGACGATCGCTGCTAACGCTCGAGTGTTCGCTGCGCCGCACGGAACGTTGGCGTCACGCATCTCTACCGAGTACGGCGATGTCGACGGCTACGTGGTCATGTCGGACAACGGCAAGAAGAAGAACGAGCCTGCTGCTGCGGCCATCGAGTTCGGCGGCACGTTCAAGAACGGGCGGACCCAGAAGGGCCTGCGTGTTCTTGGTCGAGCTGTGGATACGGCCGGCGGATGA